GTAGAGGCAGAGGTTTATATTAAAAATAATAGCGCATCCGCTATTTGTCCCTCAGGTGCTTCCACAGGAACTTTTGAAGCCTTTGAAAAAAGAGATAAAAATAATAAACGGTATTTAGGAAAAAGTGTTTTAAGTGCAGTTAACCTGGTTAACACAAAGATTTCAAAAAAATTAAAAGGACAAAGTATCCATAATCAAGAAAGAATTGATGCTTTGTTAATTAATTTAGATGGTACAAGACAAAAAACTAACTTAGGAGCTAATGCAATGTTAGCAGTTTCAATGGCTGTTAAAAAGCTGTCTGCAAAAGCAAAAAAATTACCCTTGTATAAAACTTTTTCTCAAAAAAATAACTTTCAATTACCTTATCCATTAATGAATATTATTAATGGTGGAGCGCATGCAAATAATGGTCTTAGAATTCAAGAGTTTATGATCAGACCGGATCGAGCAAAAAGTTTTTCTGAGGCAATGCGCATTTGTTTTGTTGTTATTAAAAACTTAAGTAAATTAATTAAAGACAAAGGTTTATCAACTTCAGTAGGTGATGAAGGTGGTTTTGCGCCCATGATCAGTAGTAATAATCAAGCTTTAGATTTAATTGTGAGTGCAATTAAAAAATCAGGATTTATTAATGGTAAAGATGTTTCTATTTGTCTAGATGTGGCTGCTAATGAATTATATAAAAAGAAAAAATATTCTATTCATTCCAAAAGTTATATTTCAGTAGATAAATCCATCAAAGAATATCAAAAAATTATAAAAAAATATAAAATTAAGTCTATTGAAGATCCATTTGCTGAAAATGATTGGTTGGCATGGAATAAATTAATGAAATCAATAAAAAAAGTTCAGATCGTTGGAGATGATTTGTATGTAACAAATCTTGAAAGATTAAAGAAAGGTTTCTTAAATATTTCCTCTAATTCTATCTTAATAAAACTAAATCAAATTGGTACCGTTTCAGAAACCTTAGATGTAATTAAATTTGCTCAAACCATCGGATATAAAACAATTATATCTCACCGATCAGGTGATAGTGAGGATACGTTTATTGCTGATTTAGCAGTAGGCACTAATTCAAATCAGATTAAAACTGGATCCTTAGCTAGATCAGAAAGGGTTGCAAAATATAATCAATTAATCCGTATTGAAGAAGAACTTGGAAAAAAAGCGAGGATGAATAAGATCAATTAATGCTTCGATTAATAAAAAGAAATTATTTTTTATTAATATCTGTTTTTCTTATTTTTTATTTTGGTTTTAATTTAGTGTCTGGAGAAAGAGGCCTTTTTTCATATATAGAAAAGAAGGAACTTTTGTCTAACTTGAAAAAAGAAGAATTAACCCTAACTAATAAAATAGAAGATATGGATCATAAAAATTCACTTCTAAGTACTAATTTGGATCTTGATTATATTGAGACTTTAATTAGAGAACGATTTTTATTTGGTAAAAAAAATGAGACAATTTATATAATTAAAAAAGATGAAAAGTAGACATCCAGAAAAAGAAAACAAACCAGTTAATCCAATTAAAAAAAAACCTGAATGGATTAGATCTAAACTTACAAATAGTAAGGAATTCTTTTTAACCAAAACAATAGTAAATAATAATAATCTTGTAACTGTTTGTCAGGAAGCAAACTGCCCAAATATAACTGAGTGTTGGAGTAAGCGACATGCAACTTTTATGATTATGGGTGATACCTGTACAAGAGCTTGTGCTTTTTGTGATGTTAAAACTGGTGTACCAGGAAAATTAGATCAACTTGAACCTTTTAAAATTGCAGAAGCTGTAAAAAAATTAAATTTAAAACATGTTGTGATTACTTCAGTGGATAGAGATGATTTAGATGATGGTGGATCAGAACATTTCTTTGAAGTTATTAATCAAACTAGAAAATCAAATCCAAATACCACTATTGAAGTTCTTACACCTGATTTTTTAAGAAAAGGAGATGCATATAAAAAAGTTTTAGATGCTAAACCTGATGTTTTTAATCATAATATTGAAACTGTCCCTAGTCTTTATTTAAAAGTAAGAC
Above is a genomic segment from Candidatus Pelagibacter sp. FZCC0015 containing:
- the lipA gene encoding lipoyl synthase encodes the protein MKSRHPEKENKPVNPIKKKPEWIRSKLTNSKEFFLTKTIVNNNNLVTVCQEANCPNITECWSKRHATFMIMGDTCTRACAFCDVKTGVPGKLDQLEPFKIAEAVKKLNLKHVVITSVDRDDLDDGGSEHFFEVINQTRKSNPNTTIEVLTPDFLRKGDAYKKVLDAKPDVFNHNIETVPSLYLKVRPGSRYFASLELLKNAKKVNKNIFTKSGVMVGLGETRDEILQVMDDLRAADVDFITIGQYLQPSTKHYPLDRYYAPKEFEDLGTIAKAKGFLLVSSSPLTRSSYHADEDFEKLQQNRLKNN
- a CDS encoding FtsB family cell division protein; amino-acid sequence: MLRLIKRNYFLLISVFLIFYFGFNLVSGERGLFSYIEKKELLSNLKKEELTLTNKIEDMDHKNSLLSTNLDLDYIETLIRERFLFGKKNETIYIIKKDEK
- the eno gene encoding phosphopyruvate hydratase; this encodes MSKILKVKARQVFDSRGNPTVEAEVYIKNNSASAICPSGASTGTFEAFEKRDKNNKRYLGKSVLSAVNLVNTKISKKLKGQSIHNQERIDALLINLDGTRQKTNLGANAMLAVSMAVKKLSAKAKKLPLYKTFSQKNNFQLPYPLMNIINGGAHANNGLRIQEFMIRPDRAKSFSEAMRICFVVIKNLSKLIKDKGLSTSVGDEGGFAPMISSNNQALDLIVSAIKKSGFINGKDVSICLDVAANELYKKKKYSIHSKSYISVDKSIKEYQKIIKKYKIKSIEDPFAENDWLAWNKLMKSIKKVQIVGDDLYVTNLERLKKGFLNISSNSILIKLNQIGTVSETLDVIKFAQTIGYKTIISHRSGDSEDTFIADLAVGTNSNQIKTGSLARSERVAKYNQLIRIEEELGKKARMNKIN